Within Planktothrix serta PCC 8927, the genomic segment TTTAGGAATAAACTGATCAAACCAAAACTTTCCTAACACATCCGCTTCCGCATATCCCGTCAGTTTCAGAAAGAAAGAATTAACATATTCAATTTGACCTTGATCATTCAAACCCACAACAATTAACTGCACATTATCCAGAAGAGATTGCCAACGTCGATTCGATTCTCGCAAGTTGGCTTCTGTCTGTTTTTGTAGGGTAATATCACGGCTAATTGTAGAAATGGATTGGATTTGACCTGTCCCAAAAGTATGAGCAATTAAGACTTGAGAAATCGGAACTTCTTCTCCGTCTGTCCTTAAAATAGCCGTTTCTCCCATCCAAATTCCCTCTCGAATAGCAGTGGGAATTCCCTGATCTCGAATGATTTCTAAAGCCCATTCAGGGTGAAAATTAGAGATCGGAATTTGATGAATTGCTGTCTGTTCAGATAGTCCCAACATTCGACGACCGGATAAATTCAGATACTCCATTCGCAGTGTATTGACTTCAGCCGTACCCACAATATCAGAAGTCACTTCTAAAATATCAATCAGTTTCTCTCGTTCTATTTCAATGCGTTTGCGATCGCTAATTTCCACAATAATTTTACCAACAGCATTCCGATTTCTAGCTATTCCTGGAATTGGAAAACAAGACACTAACCAATAACGCATAACTTCAGGTTGTTGAGGTAAAGCCATTGCTATTTCTAAATTAGATACGGCTTCTCCTGTGGCTTGTACCCTTTGTAATAGGGGCAAAATTTGGTAAGCCATGTCTGGGAGGAGTTCAAAAATCGAATGATTTAGATGAGCTTCTATCGAATAACCATTCATGTCAGCCAAGGCTTGATTAATTTGGATAAAGCGTAACTGATCATCATGAATTCCTAACCCAATATGGGCAACAGATGCCGCATCAAAAAAACACTTAAGCTGTTGTTCCCGTTGTCTGAGTTCTTGTTCAATAATTTCTCGTTTAAACAGTTCTTCTTGCAAACGACTGTTAACTTGAGTTAGTTTTTCTGTGCGTTCTTGAACTCGTGCTTCTAGTTCTGTATTCAGGTTTTGTAGAACGATTTCTGCTTGTTTACGCTCCGTAATTTCTAAGGTAATTCCTAATATTCGGATCGGTTGACCCTTAGCATCAAGGATCAGATGCCCTTTTCCTAACATCCAATGGCAACTCCCATCGGGCCAATAAATCCGATATTCGACATTGTACAAAGCGCGATTTTGTAGGGTGTTTTGGATACTTTGTTCTATAATTGGAATATCATCAGGATGAACTAAAGTTTTCCAGGTTTGTTCATTAGGAGGTTGACTTCCGGGGGGTATTCCCCATAACCGTAATTGATTGTCATTACAGGTTAATTGATTCTTTTGTAAATCCCAATCCCAAGATCCAATACTGGTTAATTCTAGGGTGAGGCGAAACCGTTCTTCACTGGTTTGTAGATTTTTTTCCAGTTGTTTGCGTTCGGTAATATCTTCAGAAAAAATAATAATTCCGCAAATTTCACCCATGCTGTTATACCAAGGGCGAATTTCCCAGCGTATCCATTGTTCACTACCATCGGAACGCAGGAATAGATCTTGATCACATTTTTCAATCGCTCCTGCTAAACACCGTTTATGGATTTGTTTCCAAGGTTCACTAATTTCAGGAAAAATATCATAATGCGATCGCCCTAAAATTGATGCAATTGACTCTAATTGATAATCATCAACCCAGCGTTGACTCGCCATTACATAATGCAAATTCCGATCCAGCATGGCAATTCCTACTGGAGCATAGCTAAAAAATAGCCGCAGGGTTTCTTCCCTTTCTCGTAGGGCTATTTCTGCCTGTGTTCGTTCTAATAATTCGGCTTGTAGTTGTTCGAGTAAGGTGGCTTGTTGAATGGCAATACTAACTTGAGTGGCTAATTCTTTCATTAAGTCCACTTCATTAGTTGTCCAATATCGAGGAGCGGTACAGTGATGGGCAATTAATAGCCCCCAAAGATGATCTTGGAATAGCAGGGGAACGATGAGATTGCTGCGGACGTGCAAGTGTTCCAAAAACTCTCGATGACAGTCGCTTAAGGCGGGATCGGTGTAAATATCCTGCATAACCCGTGTCCGTCCCTGTTGATAGGGTGTTATCCAGGTGTGGGGAAAGTGTTCTTCAGGCATCGCCAGCCCTAGAATGGATAAGGCAGGATCAGAAACAGATTCCTCGATGACGATACCACAGCGCTCAGGTTGAAATTGATAGACAATTACGCGATCGCTTTGCAGAATTTGTCTAATTTCTGTAACGGTGGTCTGGAGAATTTCTGCTAAATTTAGGGACTGACGAATGGATAAAGCGGTTTTCGTGATCAGTTGTTGGCGTTGTTGTTGCCATTCCTGTTTCTGAAGCAATTGTGTTTTTTCAATCACATAATTAAGCGCTCGATTTAAACTATCGGCAGTAATATCACTTTTATCTAAATAATCTTGAGCGCCCTGTTTAATTAATTCTACAGCAATTTCTGTACTTCCCTGGGCGGTCATAATTAGGACAGGAAGCTGAGTTTTTTCCCGATATTTACGAAGTTCTTTTAAAAATTCTAACCCGTCCATATCGGGTAAACTGTAATCCAATAACAGAATATCCGGCTGATTTTTTTGACACCAACTTAAAGCTTCTTCACCTAAATTAAATTCAATAATATTATAAGTATACTCAAGATTTTGTTGAAGAAATCGTTTGTAAATACTGCGATCAATTTCTGAATCCTCTATAAATACAATCTGCAAAGATTGACGATTAACCTTTAAGTTTTGGCGGTTTGCTGACCAGCTTTTTTCGGGCGGCTCCCCCTGTTCTACCAATTGCTGAAGGGTTTTTACCTGCGCCCGTAACACGTTTAACTCAGCTATTAATTGGGCTTTAGTCTTGAGGTGATCATTCATTTCCCTCCCTCTCCTTCGGTTTTTATTTTTGTTAATGGGTATGAGCAGGTTAACTCCCTATTAGTGTTAACTTAACCCGAAAACTTCTGATTATAGCCCAGATTAGATCCCCCTAAATCCCCCTTAAAAAGGGGGACTTTGAACTCTAATTCCCCTCTTTCTAAGGGAAACTTTGATCTCTAATTCCCTCCTTTTCAAGGAAAACTTTGATCTCCTGTTCCCCCCTTTCCAAGGGGGGTTAGGGGGGATCTAGGACGCTTAAAAAAATCAACAAACTTTCGGTTTTCTAGCCTACCTTTAGCCTTAAAGTTAACATCAATGACCCCGCCCCTACGATTGATGACTGATAATCCGACTTCGCCCCTGAGCTTTCGCTTGGTAGAGGGCTGTATCAGCCGATTGATAGAGGGTTTGGATGTCGTTACCATCATCAGGAAATTGAGCAACTCCTCCACTAAAAGTAACTTGAAAAGGGGTTCCATTTTTAGCCTTAAATTGATACTGACTCAACTCATTAAGAATTTCTTGTAAGCGTTTAATTGCAGTTGTTTTTGTAAGTCCATACATCCCCATGACAAATTCCTCACCTCCCCAACGTCCTACCACGTCTTCTGGTCTTAAAGATTGTCGCAGAAGTTTGCCCAAATGATTCAAAACCTGATCTCCAATATCATGTCCATACTGATCATTGATGCGTTTGAAGTGGTCTAAATCTAATATTGCCAGACTGAAGGATTGTTGTTGACGTTGTGCTAAATGAAGTAACGAGGTCAGATCCTGTAGAGCTTTTCGACGGAGACTGACTCCGGTTAACTCATCCAATTCCGTCATTTCCCAGCGTTGACATTGTTGGAGTCGGCTTGAAATCCGGGTGAGCAATTCCTTGGGCCCAAGGGGTTTGGATAAGACATCATCGGCTCCGGCTGCAAAACTGCGTTGAACAGTCTCAACGTCAGTATAGCCGGATAAAACCACGATCGGTAATCGATTCCAACGTGGATCACGGCGAATAATTTGGCACAAATCCCAACCTGTTACCCCAGGTAAGGGGTTAGATTCTCTGGTGTTCGGTAAGGAGCAGGTCGTGGATAATTCCAAATCCAGAATTAATAGATCTGGGGTCGTGTGTTCTAAGGTTTCCCAAAAGTGTTGGGGTTGACTCAGCAAGGTGACATGGTATCCTGCGGAATCTAACACACTTTCTAATGCTTCCAGTAGCATTTGATTATCATCGACGACTAAGATTCGAGTCGGTAGGGTGTTTTTTTGTTCTAGCACTTGGGACACCGCTACCAAAACTTGATGGGGAGTAATCGGTTTTTGCAAGAAGCAGGGACTCCCCAACCGCGCCGCCTCTACCCGTTTCATCAAGGTTTCTTCAGCCGTCAACATCACCACTGAAATCTGTGGATATTCACATCGGACTTTAGCCAGAAAATCTAACCCGGTTTCTGTGGAATTGGGAAAATTGAGATCCAAGACAATACCATCAATATCATATTGCTTCAGTAATTGCTCGGCTTGGTGGAGATCCGTAGCAATATGGGATTCATATCCCCAAGTGGTGGCTTCAAGAGCAATAATTTTAGCTAAGGGAAAATCATCATCCACCACTAACAGCCTGCTGCGTTTGAGGGTGGGCGGTTGGGGGTCTGTCTTCGGGTTTACCTGTTGAGTCACCTGATCAATTGTATTTTGCAAAGCCGTTGTTAGGGTCTGGAGTTGTTCGGCGTCGGATAATTTTAATGGTTTTTCCGATTTCAAAACCTGCTGAATTTGACGGGATAAATCTGAGGCTGACATTAATCCAAAACACCCTAATGATCCAATTAAAGTATGGGTTTCTCGTTCAGCTTGGTGTTGTTGTTCTGGGGTTAATGTTCCTTGACGTAGGGCTGCGATCGCTTGTTGAATTAGGGAGATGCGATCGCTATAGGTTTGTTGAGATTCTTGCCACACGGGCCACAATTCAGGTAACATCTCAGAGGATAGGGAAAAAGGTGTCACAATTTGAGGCAAAACCCTCGA encodes:
- a CDS encoding PAS domain S-box protein, encoding MNDHLKTKAQLIAELNVLRAQVKTLQQLVEQGEPPEKSWSANRQNLKVNRQSLQIVFIEDSEIDRSIYKRFLQQNLEYTYNIIEFNLGEEALSWCQKNQPDILLLDYSLPDMDGLEFLKELRKYREKTQLPVLIMTAQGSTEIAVELIKQGAQDYLDKSDITADSLNRALNYVIEKTQLLQKQEWQQQRQQLITKTALSIRQSLNLAEILQTTVTEIRQILQSDRVIVYQFQPERCGIVIEESVSDPALSILGLAMPEEHFPHTWITPYQQGRTRVMQDIYTDPALSDCHREFLEHLHVRSNLIVPLLFQDHLWGLLIAHHCTAPRYWTTNEVDLMKELATQVSIAIQQATLLEQLQAELLERTQAEIALREREETLRLFFSYAPVGIAMLDRNLHYVMASQRWVDDYQLESIASILGRSHYDIFPEISEPWKQIHKRCLAGAIEKCDQDLFLRSDGSEQWIRWEIRPWYNSMGEICGIIIFSEDITERKQLEKNLQTSEERFRLTLELTSIGSWDWDLQKNQLTCNDNQLRLWGIPPGSQPPNEQTWKTLVHPDDIPIIEQSIQNTLQNRALYNVEYRIYWPDGSCHWMLGKGHLILDAKGQPIRILGITLEITERKQAEIVLQNLNTELEARVQERTEKLTQVNSRLQEELFKREIIEQELRQREQQLKCFFDAASVAHIGLGIHDDQLRFIQINQALADMNGYSIEAHLNHSIFELLPDMAYQILPLLQRVQATGEAVSNLEIAMALPQQPEVMRYWLVSCFPIPGIARNRNAVGKIIVEISDRKRIEIEREKLIDILEVTSDIVGTAEVNTLRMEYLNLSGRRMLGLSEQTAIHQIPISNFHPEWALEIIRDQGIPTAIREGIWMGETAILRTDGEEVPISQVLIAHTFGTGQIQSISTISRDITLQKQTEANLRESNRRWQSLLDNVQLIVVGLNDQGQIEYVNSFFLKLTGYAEADVLGKFWFDQFIPKSQNLEVKKTFKEIIANHFHSHYQNSIITQSGEERMIAWNNTLLQDVDGNAIGTISIGEDITERYQLERMKAEFISIVSHELRTPLTSMQAGLSLLHSNIITPTSAEGKITLDIVMTGVNRLVRLVNDILDLERLESGKIRLEICPCDVTILIETAMAQMQEQANQGEIVLESHAQPFEIDADPDRLLQVLINLLSNAIKFSPNGSRIWLSVELHHSPSPQETKLRSTSESLLFTIRDQGRGIPRENLENIFERFQQVDASDSREKGGTGLGLAICRSIIQQHGGQIWAESCVGEGSTFYFIIPMRHEANFSN
- a CDS encoding response regulator translates to MITEENLIDRRRNDPVKILCVEDDHNLAKLLKVTLVKHHYQVDIATDGLMGWNFAETFSYDLILLDLILPQLDGLQFCQQLRSNSCSPLTPNSDTPVLLMTALDTVTNKVIGLDAGADDYIIKPFDLDEFLARIRALLRRHQGIRTPLLTWGKLCMNPKSCEVTYQNKPIILTAKEYELLEIFLRNPQQIFSVNRLLDCLWKSDEFPSEGTVRAHIKGLRKKLKEQGAEDIIETIYKLGYRLRSETGIETVQKTKSHTPTPEQRLESSRVLPQIVTPFSLSSEMLPELWPVWQESQQTYSDRISLIQQAIAALRQGTLTPEQQHQAERETHTLIGSLGCFGLMSASDLSRQIQQVLKSEKPLKLSDAEQLQTLTTALQNTIDQVTQQVNPKTDPQPPTLKRSRLLVVDDDFPLAKIIALEATTWGYESHIATDLHQAEQLLKQYDIDGIVLDLNFPNSTETGLDFLAKVRCEYPQISVVMLTAEETLMKRVEAARLGSPCFLQKPITPHQVLVAVSQVLEQKNTLPTRILVVDDNQMLLEALESVLDSAGYHVTLLSQPQHFWETLEHTTPDLLILDLELSTTCSLPNTRESNPLPGVTGWDLCQIIRRDPRWNRLPIVVLSGYTDVETVQRSFAAGADDVLSKPLGPKELLTRISSRLQQCQRWEMTELDELTGVSLRRKALQDLTSLLHLAQRQQQSFSLAILDLDHFKRINDQYGHDIGDQVLNHLGKLLRQSLRPEDVVGRWGGEEFVMGMYGLTKTTAIKRLQEILNELSQYQFKAKNGTPFQVTFSGGVAQFPDDGNDIQTLYQSADTALYQAKAQGRSRIISHQS